One region of Bradyrhizobium betae genomic DNA includes:
- a CDS encoding glycosyltransferase family 2 protein, producing the protein MTLIPTDLSASRISDAVRGSNREIAASSRVIDLSVGVVVCIPCFRRPDHLRLTLDSLLGQRTSRSFAVVMVENDAAGRASAPVAAEYLAAGKLQGLCLVEKRQGNCQAINAAFETAQAVFPAATRFLMIDDDEIASPDWLELMIRTAEATGADVVGGPVLPVFDDDSQPWLARHPAFCPTYDYTGAVPLIYGCGNCLITRTAFERLGSPAFDLRFNFLGGGDCDFFYRGRNAGMTFHWTAEAVITETVPQNRTSLGWIARRSLRIGVINYRVRSKAAQSAGARARLFALTLGRLPLSLMRSARLMTSSKGVVAIHPMLVAVGSALAAFGYDPKPYEASKIVS; encoded by the coding sequence ATGACGCTGATCCCGACAGATTTGTCCGCCAGCCGGATCTCGGATGCCGTGCGCGGCTCGAACCGGGAGATCGCGGCGAGTTCGCGCGTCATTGATCTCTCGGTCGGCGTCGTCGTCTGCATTCCCTGCTTTCGCCGCCCCGACCATCTGCGGTTGACACTGGATTCGCTGCTCGGCCAGCGCACCTCGCGCTCCTTTGCGGTTGTCATGGTCGAGAACGATGCGGCAGGGCGCGCGAGTGCGCCGGTCGCTGCGGAATATCTCGCCGCAGGCAAGCTCCAGGGCCTCTGTCTGGTCGAGAAGCGGCAGGGCAATTGCCAGGCGATCAACGCCGCGTTCGAGACGGCGCAGGCGGTGTTTCCCGCTGCGACCCGCTTCCTGATGATCGACGACGACGAGATCGCGTCGCCCGATTGGCTCGAGCTGATGATCCGGACTGCGGAGGCGACCGGTGCCGACGTGGTCGGCGGACCGGTGCTGCCGGTGTTCGACGACGACAGCCAACCCTGGCTCGCGCGTCATCCCGCCTTCTGTCCCACATACGATTACACCGGCGCGGTGCCGTTGATCTATGGCTGCGGCAACTGCCTGATCACGCGCACGGCGTTCGAGAGGCTCGGCAGTCCGGCTTTCGATCTACGCTTCAATTTCCTTGGTGGCGGAGATTGCGACTTCTTCTATCGCGGCCGCAATGCCGGCATGACCTTCCACTGGACCGCGGAAGCCGTCATCACCGAGACCGTGCCGCAGAACCGCACCAGCCTCGGCTGGATCGCCAGACGGAGCCTCCGCATCGGGGTGATCAACTATCGTGTGCGGTCCAAAGCCGCGCAGAGCGCGGGCGCGCGGGCGCGCTTGTTTGCGCTGACGCTGGGACGGCTGCCGCTTTCGCTGATGCGCTCGGCTCGCCTGATGACGTCATCGAAAGGGGTCGTTGCGATCCACCCGATGCTGGTGGCCGTCGGTTCTGCTCTCGCGGCATTCGGTTACGATCCGAAGCCCTATGAGGCCTCGAAGATCGTTTCCTGA
- a CDS encoding acyltransferase, with the protein MRKIENPVLRAGALLLFACRRAWLTVRYGRRLQLGPGIVFKGRLVLGRGVRVSIGANCRIGKRVLITGRGQVTIGHDTLLNGCWIGCDQKVDIGSFCLISDCDIVDTDFHNLPPRLRHEPAVARAIAPVHIGDNVWVGARSIVLKGVTIGDHSVVGAGTVVRENVAPRVVVAGNPAAVVKQFHDDE; encoded by the coding sequence GTGCGCAAGATCGAGAACCCGGTGCTGCGGGCCGGTGCGCTCCTGTTGTTCGCCTGCCGGCGCGCCTGGCTGACGGTGCGGTACGGGCGACGACTCCAGCTCGGGCCCGGGATCGTGTTCAAGGGTCGGCTGGTGCTCGGTCGCGGGGTCCGCGTCTCGATCGGTGCGAACTGCCGGATCGGCAAGCGCGTGCTCATTACCGGGCGTGGGCAGGTCACGATCGGTCACGACACTCTTCTCAACGGCTGCTGGATCGGCTGCGACCAGAAGGTCGACATCGGGTCGTTCTGCCTGATCAGCGACTGCGACATCGTCGACACGGACTTTCACAATCTTCCCCCGCGACTTCGGCACGAGCCTGCGGTTGCCCGGGCCATCGCACCGGTGCACATCGGGGACAACGTATGGGTGGGCGCGCGCTCGATCGTGCTCAAGGGCGTGACGATCGGCGACCATTCCGTCGTGGGTGCCGGCACAGTGGTGCGTGAGAACGTCGCCCCGCGCGTGGTCGTCGCCGGGAATCCGGCGGCTGTCGTCAAGCAATTCCACGACGACGAATAG
- a CDS encoding exopolysaccharide transport family protein: MLDYNQPIDRARPEAPQPRSQAGFNVLELVNLLWRRKIAIAAAALLGATLAVTVGKSVTPRYTATAQLYVDPRELQLVDRELTPRAQDVSGMSMVVESQARLITSNSVLLQVIEQAGLDKDPEFGGGDSKSLMSSLLGLIGLQPRAPSGAETKEVQLAALDALNRHITIRKTEKSFIVDIEVWSTDPAKAAMLANTLTSTYLAESRNSQASAARRATSDLSGRLKELRERLRNAETTLATYKAQNNFVGTQDALISDQQLSASNQRLSAARAATMDAQARLDQIEASRRTAADTGANSEALQSPTIANLRAQYADARKKYAEQTSELGPRHPALRQTEKQVEDLKRTINEEIDRFAQSAKNDLTRARDFEASLNRALEAQKRQSVQLSQASVRLRELEREADASRDVYQSFLKRSRETEEQETLNTSAARVIGEATVPQRRSFPPAMSMFAMIGFILGAIAASGWFVAAELLLAGAPAPTRRERTPAPETPRAPETTRAAEAARPQQATRAPEVAQAPPEHAAPPLQPSMIENSLMEKPLIARFQEADVIHTLGAILATGGGVDLTRLGWPTLRPGFPLTTLLNSWRDMRAALARRADGKAMPVIALVGAGDTTGRSVTALNFALAAARDGARVLMIDADHQAHPLSNKISRPGKSEPSRLGWLSIGSKAAREIKTVNGISVLPAAEGDAGKATDAIRKAIEQARAAGGYDLVVLDGPAMPLSAGSRKLLDDADALVAVLPTSLDINDSLEEILSMLGRAERKLVGVVLDELTPATQARQRGRQYA, encoded by the coding sequence ATGCTTGACTACAACCAGCCGATAGATCGGGCCCGACCGGAGGCCCCGCAACCGAGGTCCCAGGCCGGCTTCAACGTGCTGGAGCTCGTCAATCTGCTCTGGCGGCGGAAGATCGCAATTGCTGCTGCCGCCCTCCTCGGCGCGACGCTTGCCGTCACCGTCGGCAAGAGCGTGACGCCCCGCTACACCGCGACCGCCCAGCTCTATGTCGACCCACGCGAGCTTCAGCTCGTCGATCGCGAGCTCACGCCGCGCGCGCAGGACGTCTCCGGTATGTCCATGGTGGTGGAAAGCCAGGCACGCCTGATCACGTCGAACAGCGTGCTGCTCCAGGTGATCGAGCAGGCCGGTCTCGACAAGGATCCGGAATTCGGCGGCGGTGACAGCAAAAGCCTGATGTCGTCGCTGCTCGGCCTGATTGGCCTGCAGCCGCGCGCGCCCTCCGGCGCGGAGACGAAGGAAGTGCAGCTTGCGGCGCTCGATGCGCTGAACAGGCACATCACCATCCGCAAGACCGAAAAGAGCTTCATCGTCGACATCGAGGTCTGGTCGACCGATCCGGCCAAGGCAGCGATGCTCGCCAACACGCTGACCAGCACCTACCTGGCCGAATCCCGCAACTCGCAGGCCTCGGCCGCACGGCGTGCCACCAGCGACCTATCCGGCCGGTTGAAGGAGCTGCGCGAGCGGCTGCGCAACGCCGAGACCACACTCGCCACCTACAAAGCCCAGAACAACTTCGTCGGCACCCAGGACGCGCTGATCAGCGACCAGCAGCTCTCCGCCAGCAACCAGCGGCTTTCCGCAGCCCGCGCCGCGACAATGGACGCGCAGGCACGACTCGACCAGATCGAGGCCAGCCGCCGCACGGCAGCCGATACCGGCGCGAATTCGGAAGCACTGCAGTCGCCGACCATCGCGAATCTGCGTGCGCAATATGCCGACGCGCGCAAGAAATACGCGGAGCAGACCAGCGAGCTCGGCCCGCGTCATCCCGCGCTGCGCCAGACCGAGAAGCAGGTCGAGGATCTCAAGCGCACCATCAACGAAGAGATCGATCGCTTCGCGCAGTCCGCCAAGAACGATTTGACGCGCGCCCGCGACTTCGAAGCCTCGCTCAACCGTGCCCTGGAAGCGCAGAAGCGGCAGAGCGTGCAGCTCAGCCAGGCCTCCGTGCGCCTGCGCGAGCTCGAGCGCGAGGCCGATGCCAGCCGCGACGTCTATCAATCCTTCCTCAAGCGCTCGCGCGAGACCGAGGAGCAGGAGACGCTCAATACCTCGGCCGCCCGCGTCATCGGCGAAGCGACCGTGCCGCAGCGGCGATCGTTCCCGCCGGCGATGAGCATGTTCGCCATGATCGGCTTCATCCTGGGCGCGATCGCGGCGTCAGGCTGGTTCGTCGCAGCAGAATTGCTGCTGGCCGGCGCGCCCGCGCCGACCCGTCGCGAGCGCACGCCGGCGCCGGAGACTCCCCGAGCTCCAGAAACGACGCGAGCTGCGGAGGCTGCTCGACCCCAGCAGGCTACGCGAGCTCCGGAAGTGGCACAGGCTCCACCGGAACATGCCGCCCCCCCGCTGCAACCTTCGATGATCGAAAACTCCCTGATGGAGAAGCCGCTGATCGCGCGCTTCCAGGAGGCCGACGTCATCCACACGCTGGGCGCCATTCTCGCGACCGGCGGCGGCGTCGACCTGACCCGGCTCGGCTGGCCGACGCTGCGACCCGGCTTTCCGCTGACGACGCTGCTCAACTCGTGGCGTGACATGCGCGCCGCATTGGCGCGGCGTGCCGACGGCAAGGCGATGCCGGTCATCGCGCTCGTCGGTGCCGGAGACACGACCGGACGCAGCGTGACCGCGCTGAATTTCGCGCTCGCCGCCGCGCGTGACGGCGCCCGCGTGCTGATGATCGACGCCGACCACCAAGCGCACCCGCTCTCGAACAAGATCAGCCGCCCCGGCAAGAGCGAGCCGAGCAGGCTCGGCTGGCTCTCGATCGGCAGCAAGGCCGCGCGCGAGATCAAGACGGTCAACGGCATCTCGGTGCTGCCGGCCGCCGAAGGTGATGCCGGCAAGGCGACGGATGCCATCCGCAAGGCGATCGAGCAGGCGCGCGCCGCCGGCGGCTATGATCTCGTGGTCCTCGACGGCCCCGCGATGCCGCTCTCGGCCGGCAGCCGCAAGCTGCTCGATGACGCCGACGCGCTGGTGGCGGTGCTGCCGACCAGCCTCGACATCAACGACAGCCTGGAAGAGATCCTGAGCATGCTCGGCCGCGCCGAGCGCAAGCTCGTCGGCGTCGTGCTCGACGAGCTCACCCCCGCAACCCAAGCGCGCCAGCGAGGCAGACAATATGCTTGA
- a CDS encoding WecB/TagA/CpsF family glycosyltransferase — MLERRVNMDGRAATADVPRITIGGLRMAALDLEATADFMIEATDPRNRIGRPLHLTSANGEVLARCSTEPETERLFRGADLINADGQPLVAASKLQSWFPLPERVATTDLFHVVARKAEAVGRTFYMFGASEDENAAAVANVQRLYPNLKIVGYSHGYLRGDALRAKVEEINALAPDYLWVALGVPNEQAFVEEYTPLMTNVGVIKTSGGLFNFLSGSRSRAPQWMQKVGLEWAWRTWLEPRRLLWRYLTTNPRALYLLFSRNRPFNR; from the coding sequence ATGCTTGAGCGTCGCGTCAATATGGACGGCCGGGCCGCAACCGCCGATGTGCCGCGGATCACCATCGGCGGCCTTCGCATGGCCGCGCTCGACCTGGAAGCAACCGCCGATTTCATGATCGAGGCGACCGATCCCCGCAATCGCATCGGCCGACCGCTGCATCTGACCTCGGCCAATGGCGAGGTGCTGGCACGCTGCTCGACCGAGCCGGAGACCGAACGCCTGTTTCGCGGCGCCGACCTGATCAATGCCGACGGCCAGCCGCTGGTGGCCGCCTCGAAGCTGCAATCCTGGTTTCCGCTGCCCGAGCGCGTCGCCACGACGGACCTGTTCCATGTCGTCGCGCGCAAGGCCGAAGCGGTCGGCCGCACCTTCTACATGTTCGGCGCCAGCGAAGACGAGAACGCCGCCGCGGTCGCGAATGTGCAGCGATTGTATCCGAACCTCAAGATCGTCGGATACAGCCACGGCTATCTGCGCGGCGACGCCCTCCGCGCGAAAGTCGAGGAGATCAACGCGCTCGCGCCGGATTATCTCTGGGTCGCGCTCGGGGTGCCCAACGAGCAGGCATTCGTCGAAGAATATACCCCGCTGATGACCAATGTTGGCGTTATCAAGACATCCGGCGGCTTGTTCAACTTTTTGTCGGGCAGCCGGTCCCGCGCGCCGCAATGGATGCAGAAGGTCGGGCTCGAATGGGCCTGGCGCACATGGCTCGAGCCGCGCCGCCTGCTCTGGCGCTATTTGACCACCAACCCTCGCGCGCTCTATCTTCTCTTCAGCCGCAACCGGCCTTTCAATCGCTGA
- the galE gene encoding UDP-glucose 4-epimerase GalE, with amino-acid sequence MTDRPTVLVTGGAGYIGSHACRALAAAGYQPVVYDNLSTGHRSFVAGPLVTGDLLDGAALARAFADHKVTAVMHFAAASLVGESMTDPQKYYINNVQGTLSLLQAMRNAGCQRIVFSSTGAVYGNADSKELPEDFPCAPINPYGASKWMIERMLADYRAAYGFGAFCLRYFNASGADPAGGIGELRDNETHLIPRAMMALQGHVDFAVFGDDYDTPDGTAIRDYIHVTDLAAAHVAALKLLETGHAGDSFNLGTGSGFSVREILNAIREETGREVPHTMKPRRAGDPTYLVADASAARKVLNFVPRHSDLATVIRTAWAWHQKAHPLRSR; translated from the coding sequence ATGACCGACCGACCGACTGTCCTCGTCACAGGTGGCGCGGGCTATATTGGCTCGCACGCCTGCCGCGCCTTGGCCGCCGCCGGCTATCAACCCGTCGTCTACGACAATCTCTCGACGGGTCATCGCAGCTTCGTCGCCGGCCCGCTCGTGACGGGCGATCTGCTCGACGGCGCGGCGCTGGCGCGCGCCTTCGCCGACCACAAGGTCACGGCGGTGATGCATTTCGCGGCCGCCAGCCTCGTCGGCGAGTCCATGACCGACCCGCAGAAATATTACATCAACAATGTGCAGGGCACGCTGTCGCTGTTGCAGGCGATGCGCAACGCGGGCTGCCAGCGCATCGTGTTCTCCTCGACCGGCGCCGTCTACGGCAACGCCGATTCCAAGGAGCTGCCGGAAGACTTCCCCTGTGCGCCGATCAACCCTTACGGCGCGTCGAAATGGATGATCGAGCGCATGCTGGCCGATTATCGCGCGGCCTACGGCTTCGGCGCGTTCTGCCTGCGCTATTTCAACGCCAGCGGCGCCGATCCGGCCGGCGGCATCGGCGAGCTGCGTGACAACGAGACCCATCTCATTCCGCGCGCCATGATGGCGCTGCAAGGCCATGTCGATTTCGCCGTGTTCGGCGACGACTACGACACGCCCGACGGCACCGCGATCCGCGACTACATCCATGTCACGGACCTCGCCGCGGCGCATGTCGCCGCGCTGAAGCTGCTGGAGACGGGACATGCCGGCGACAGCTTCAATCTCGGCACCGGCTCCGGCTTTTCGGTGCGCGAGATCCTGAACGCCATCAGGGAGGAAACCGGGCGCGAGGTACCGCACACCATGAAGCCGCGCCGCGCCGGCGATCCCACCTATCTGGTCGCCGATGCCTCCGCCGCGCGCAAAGTGCTGAATTTCGTGCCGCGTCATTCCGATCTCGCCACAGTGATCAGGACCGCCTGGGCCTGGCACCAGAAGGCGCATCCGCTCAGGTCGCGCTAA